A window of the Pseudomonas gozinkensis genome harbors these coding sequences:
- a CDS encoding Spy/CpxP family protein refolding chaperone, whose product MRKTLIALMFAAALPTVAMAMPQDGGPMGGPLDGPRHGGQMHGMHGKGPYSQLDLSREQREQIRKIMGEQMHERKQTVEKYLEKLSPADQKAMKDEMAANHKKAESDVRAVLKPDQQKKFDEIQKKQAERRAEWAEFKAWKAQQPQKAQ is encoded by the coding sequence ATGCGCAAGACTCTTATCGCTCTGATGTTTGCCGCTGCCCTGCCGACCGTCGCCATGGCCATGCCACAGGATGGCGGCCCGATGGGTGGCCCGCTGGACGGCCCGCGCCATGGCGGTCAGATGCACGGCATGCACGGCAAAGGCCCGTACAGCCAGCTGGACCTGTCCCGCGAACAGCGCGAGCAGATCCGCAAGATCATGGGCGAGCAGATGCACGAGCGTAAGCAGACGGTCGAAAAATACCTGGAGAAACTCTCGCCAGCCGACCAGAAAGCCATGAAGGACGAGATGGCGGCCAACCACAAGAAAGCCGAATCCGATGTCCGCGCCGTTTTGAAACCGGATCAACAGAAGAAATTCGACGAGATCCAGAAGAAACAGGCCGAGCGTCGCGCCGAATGGGCCGAGTTCAAAGCCTGGAAAGCGCAACAGCCGCAAAAGGCGCAATAA
- a CDS encoding TrkH family potassium uptake protein: MALPTLRIIGFIIGIFLITLAVAMVVPMATLVIFERTGDLPSFLWASMITFVAGLALVIPGRPEHIHLRPRDMYLLTVSSWLVVCIFAALPFLLTQHISYTDSFFESMSGITATGSTVLNHLDDMSPGILMWRSLLHWIGGIGFIGMAVAILPLLRIGGMRLFQTESSDRSEKVMPRSHMVARLIVAAYVGITILGSLAFWWAGMSPFDAINHAMSAISTGGFSTSDQSLAKWTQPAVHWVAVVVMILGSLPFTLYVATLRGNRRALIKDQQVQGLLGMLLVTWLVLGTWYWWTTNLHWLDALRHVALNVTSVVTTTGFALGDYSLWGNFSLMLFFYLGFVGGCSGSTAGGIKIFRFQVAYILLKANLNQLIHPRAVIKQKYNGHRLDEEIVRSILTFSFFFAITICVIALLLSLLGVDWMTALTGAASTVSGVGPGLGETIGPAGNFASLPDAAKWILSFGMLLGRLEIITVFVLCIPAFWRH; encoded by the coding sequence ATGGCGTTGCCGACCTTACGGATCATTGGTTTCATCATCGGCATCTTCCTGATCACCCTGGCCGTCGCCATGGTCGTGCCCATGGCCACCCTGGTGATTTTCGAGCGCACCGGCGATCTGCCGTCGTTCCTCTGGGCGAGCATGATCACCTTCGTCGCCGGCCTCGCGCTGGTGATTCCGGGGCGTCCGGAACACATTCACCTGCGCCCCCGGGACATGTACCTGCTGACCGTCAGCAGCTGGCTGGTGGTGTGCATTTTCGCCGCGCTGCCGTTTTTGCTGACCCAGCACATCAGCTACACCGACTCGTTCTTCGAAAGCATGTCCGGCATCACGGCCACCGGCTCGACCGTGCTCAACCATCTGGACGATATGTCCCCCGGCATTCTGATGTGGCGCTCACTGCTGCACTGGATCGGCGGCATCGGCTTCATTGGCATGGCGGTGGCGATCCTGCCGCTGCTGCGCATCGGTGGCATGCGCCTGTTCCAGACCGAATCCTCGGACCGCTCGGAAAAGGTCATGCCCCGCTCGCACATGGTGGCGCGCCTGATCGTGGCGGCGTATGTCGGCATCACGATTCTCGGCAGCCTGGCGTTCTGGTGGGCCGGGATGAGTCCGTTCGATGCGATCAACCACGCGATGTCGGCGATTTCCACCGGCGGGTTCTCGACCTCCGACCAGTCCCTGGCCAAGTGGACGCAACCGGCGGTGCACTGGGTGGCGGTGGTGGTGATGATTCTCGGCAGCCTGCCGTTCACCCTGTACGTGGCGACGCTGCGCGGCAACCGCCGGGCGCTGATCAAGGATCAACAGGTGCAGGGTTTGCTCGGGATGTTGCTGGTCACCTGGCTGGTGCTCGGTACCTGGTACTGGTGGACCACCAACCTGCATTGGCTGGACGCATTGCGCCACGTGGCGCTGAACGTGACGTCGGTGGTCACGACGACGGGATTTGCATTGGGGGACTACAGCCTGTGGGGCAACTTCTCGCTGATGTTGTTCTTCTATCTGGGCTTCGTCGGCGGCTGCTCCGGCTCGACGGCGGGCGGGATCAAGATCTTCCGTTTCCAGGTCGCCTATATTCTGCTCAAGGCCAACCTTAATCAGTTGATTCACCCACGGGCGGTGATCAAGCAGAAGTACAACGGTCATCGCCTCGACGAGGAAATCGTCCGTTCGATTCTGACGTTCTCGTTCTTCTTCGCCATCACCATCTGCGTGATCGCCCTGCTGCTGTCGCTGCTCGGCGTGGACTGGATGACCGCGCTGACCGGCGCCGCCAGCACCGTGTCCGGCGTCGGCCCGGGGCTGGGTGAAACGATTGGCCCGGCCGGCAACTTCGCCAGCCTGCCGGATGCAGCCAAGTGGATTCTTTCGTTCGGCATGCTGCTCGGCCGACTGGAGATCATTACGGTGTTTGTACTGTGTATTCCGGCGTTCTGGCGTCACTGA
- a CDS encoding PHP domain-containing protein, giving the protein MNVDLHCHSTASDGALAPAALVARAFENGVRVLALTDHDTLEGLAEARTAAEALGMQLVNGVELSCTWGGATIHVLGYGFDVNAAPLVEAIAQLHDGRWLRSEEISRKLALKGMPNALDGARQIQQELGDSGNAPARPHFADWMVREGFVKDRAEAFRKWLGAGKLGDVKQHWPTLEDTVGTLRAAGAWVSLAHPWHYDFTRSKRRKLIADYIQAGGHAIEVVNGHQPAEQVGSLAILAREFGLLVSAGSDFHGPGGWSEIGQYRPVPEDLPPLWCRFKHDTVIAAV; this is encoded by the coding sequence GTGAATGTTGATTTGCACTGCCACAGCACGGCCTCCGATGGCGCCCTGGCGCCTGCGGCACTGGTTGCGCGTGCGTTCGAGAACGGCGTGCGAGTCCTGGCCCTGACCGATCACGACACCCTCGAAGGCCTCGCCGAAGCGCGCACGGCCGCCGAGGCGCTGGGCATGCAACTGGTCAACGGCGTCGAGTTGTCCTGCACTTGGGGCGGGGCGACCATTCACGTTCTCGGCTACGGTTTCGACGTCAACGCCGCACCGTTGGTCGAGGCAATTGCGCAGTTGCACGACGGCCGCTGGCTGAGGTCAGAAGAAATAAGCCGCAAGCTCGCGCTCAAGGGCATGCCGAATGCGCTCGACGGCGCGCGGCAGATCCAACAGGAACTGGGCGACAGCGGCAACGCGCCGGCCCGCCCGCATTTTGCCGACTGGATGGTGCGTGAAGGTTTTGTAAAGGATCGCGCCGAGGCGTTTCGCAAATGGCTCGGCGCCGGCAAGCTGGGGGACGTCAAGCAACACTGGCCGACCCTCGAAGACACCGTCGGCACGCTGCGCGCCGCCGGCGCCTGGGTCAGCCTGGCGCATCCGTGGCACTACGATTTCACCCGCAGCAAGCGCCGAAAGCTGATTGCCGACTATATTCAAGCGGGCGGGCACGCGATTGAAGTGGTCAACGGTCACCAGCCTGCGGAACAGGTGGGCAGCCTGGCAATCCTTGCCCGTGAGTTCGGTCTGCTGGTCAGCGCCGGCAGTGATTTCCATGGCCCTGGTGGCTGGTCCGAGATCGGCCAGTACCGGCCGGTGCCGGAGGACCTTCCACCCCTGTGGTGTCGGTTCAAACATGACACAGTTATTGCCGCCGTCTGA
- a CDS encoding DUF962 domain-containing protein, with product METIKHFNSFAEFYPYYLSEHSNSTCRRLHFIGTTLVIFILALTIAKGAWLLLLALPLAGYSFAWVGHFFFEKNRPATFQHPLYSLLGDFVMYRDMILGRVPF from the coding sequence GTGGAAACCATCAAGCATTTCAACAGCTTCGCCGAGTTCTATCCGTATTACCTCAGCGAGCACAGCAACAGCACCTGCCGTCGCCTGCACTTCATTGGCACGACGCTGGTGATCTTCATTCTCGCCCTGACCATCGCCAAGGGCGCCTGGCTGCTTTTGCTTGCCTTGCCGCTGGCCGGCTACAGCTTTGCCTGGGTCGGCCATTTCTTTTTCGAGAAAAACCGCCCGGCCACTTTCCAGCACCCGCTCTACAGCCTGCTCGGCGACTTCGTCATGTACCGCGACATGATCCTGGGCCGCGTGCCGTTCTAG
- a CDS encoding response regulator transcription factor, which yields MSELLLIDDDVELCELLSSWLSQEGFQVRACHDGQSARKALAETAPAAVVLDVMLPDGSGLELLKQLRSDHADLPVLMLSARGEPLDRILGLELGADDYLAKPCDPRELTARLRAVLRRSHPAAVSTQLELGDLSFSPVRGVVSIDEKEFTLTVSESRLLEALLKQPGEPLDKQELAQIALGRKLTLYDRSLDMHVSNLRKKIGPHPDGRPRIVALRSRGYYYSL from the coding sequence ATGAGCGAGCTGTTACTGATTGATGATGACGTGGAGCTGTGTGAGCTCCTGAGTAGCTGGCTGAGCCAGGAAGGCTTTCAGGTCCGGGCCTGCCACGATGGTCAGAGCGCCCGCAAGGCGCTGGCCGAAACCGCGCCGGCGGCCGTGGTGCTGGACGTGATGCTGCCCGACGGCAGCGGTCTGGAACTGCTCAAGCAACTGCGCAGCGATCACGCCGACCTGCCGGTACTGATGCTCTCGGCCCGGGGCGAACCGCTGGACCGGATCCTCGGCCTGGAACTGGGCGCCGACGACTACCTGGCCAAACCCTGCGATCCGCGCGAACTGACCGCCCGCCTGCGCGCCGTGCTGCGCCGCAGTCACCCGGCCGCCGTGTCGACCCAGCTCGAACTGGGCGACCTGAGCTTCAGCCCGGTGCGCGGCGTGGTCAGCATCGACGAAAAGGAATTCACCCTCACCGTCTCCGAAAGCCGCCTGCTCGAAGCCTTGCTCAAGCAACCGGGCGAGCCGCTGGACAAACAGGAACTGGCGCAGATCGCCCTCGGCCGCAAGCTGACCCTGTACGACCGCAGCCTCGACATGCACGTCAGCAACCTGCGCAAAAAGATCGGCCCGCACCCCGACGGCCGCCCGCGCATCGTCGCCCTGCGCAGTCGTGGCTACTACTACAGCCTCTGA
- a CDS encoding septation protein A, which translates to MKQFIDFIPLLLFFIVYKLDPRTVDVAGHELTVGGIYSATAMLIISSLVVYGAIFIKQRKLEKSQWLTLVACLVFGSLTLAFHSETFLKWKAPVVNWLFALAFIGSHFIGDRLLIKRIMGHALTLPDAVWTRLNIAWIAFFLFCGAANLFVAFTFQDYWVDFKVFGSLGLTVLFLVAQGIYLSRHLHDADTTTPKTED; encoded by the coding sequence GTGAAACAATTCATCGATTTCATCCCGCTTCTGCTGTTCTTCATCGTCTACAAACTCGATCCACGCACCGTCGACGTTGCCGGCCATGAACTGACGGTAGGCGGCATTTACAGTGCCACTGCCATGCTGATCATCAGCTCCCTGGTGGTGTACGGCGCGATCTTCATCAAGCAGCGCAAGCTGGAGAAGAGCCAGTGGCTGACGCTGGTCGCCTGCCTCGTGTTCGGCAGCCTGACCCTGGCCTTTCACAGCGAAACCTTCCTGAAATGGAAAGCCCCGGTGGTCAACTGGCTGTTCGCACTGGCCTTCATCGGCAGCCATTTCATCGGTGACCGCCTGCTGATCAAACGCATCATGGGCCACGCGCTGACCCTGCCGGACGCTGTCTGGACGCGCCTGAACATCGCCTGGATCGCCTTTTTCCTGTTCTGCGGCGCCGCCAACCTGTTCGTCGCGTTCACCTTCCAGGACTACTGGGTGGACTTCAAGGTGTTCGGCAGCCTGGGCTTGACCGTGCTGTTCCTGGTCGCTCAGGGCATCTACCTGTCCCGTCACCTGCACGACGCCGATACCACAACGCCAAAAACCGAGGACTGA
- a CDS encoding sensor histidine kinase gives MRSLFWRILASFWLAIALVAGLSILLGHMLNQDAWILSRHPGLNTLAAEWTQTYEAQGEDAAQDILEQRKRQYHIDVQVLNESGDPVVRGTFPRRAAAFEARQNNDDRRLPWRRLTDEFTSDKSGDTYLFIYRIPHPELDAWHRESLLWPLSALGIALVVLTLFSLLVTFSITRPLSRLRGAVHDLGQTTYQQNSLAQLANRRDEFGVLANDFNRMGARLQSLIGSQRQLLRDVSHELRSPLARLRIALALAERASPEEREKLWPRLTRECDRLEALISEILVLARVDADNASAEEVDLNALLATLQKDAQLGSPEQAVHLEAEPALNLKGWPTMIERAVDNLLRNAQRFNPVGQSIEMQASRQGERIVVSVRDHGPGVHAEHLSQLGEPFYRAPGQTAAGHGLGLAIARRAAERHGGTLVLVNHPQGGFVASLELPLEPGAVVQP, from the coding sequence GTGCGTTCATTGTTCTGGCGTATCCTCGCCAGCTTCTGGCTGGCCATCGCTCTGGTTGCAGGGCTTTCCATTCTGCTGGGGCACATGCTCAACCAGGACGCGTGGATCCTCAGCCGCCACCCGGGCCTCAACACTCTGGCCGCCGAATGGACGCAGACCTACGAAGCCCAGGGCGAAGACGCCGCCCAGGACATCCTCGAACAACGCAAACGCCAATATCACATCGACGTGCAAGTGCTGAACGAAAGCGGCGACCCGGTGGTGCGCGGCACCTTTCCCCGTCGCGCAGCTGCTTTCGAGGCGCGGCAGAACAACGATGACCGACGCCTGCCCTGGCGCCGACTGACCGACGAATTCACCAGCGACAAAAGCGGCGACACCTACCTCTTCATCTACCGCATCCCGCACCCGGAACTCGACGCCTGGCACCGCGAAAGCCTGCTCTGGCCATTGAGTGCGCTGGGCATCGCACTGGTGGTGCTGACCCTGTTCAGCCTGTTGGTGACGTTCTCCATCACCCGCCCGCTCAGTCGCCTGCGCGGCGCCGTTCATGACCTCGGCCAGACCACCTATCAACAGAACAGCCTCGCGCAACTGGCCAACCGTCGTGATGAATTCGGTGTGCTGGCCAACGACTTCAACCGCATGGGCGCACGCCTGCAAAGTCTGATCGGCAGTCAGCGCCAGCTGTTGCGCGACGTCTCCCACGAATTGCGTTCACCACTGGCACGACTACGCATCGCGCTGGCACTGGCCGAACGGGCCAGCCCGGAAGAACGGGAAAAACTCTGGCCGCGCCTGACCCGCGAGTGTGATCGCCTGGAAGCGCTTATCAGTGAAATTCTGGTACTGGCGCGGGTCGATGCCGACAACGCCAGCGCCGAAGAAGTGGATCTGAATGCCTTGCTCGCCACCCTGCAAAAGGACGCGCAACTCGGCTCGCCGGAACAGGCCGTGCATCTGGAAGCCGAACCCGCGCTCAATCTGAAAGGCTGGCCGACCATGATCGAACGCGCCGTGGATAACCTGCTGCGCAATGCCCAGCGCTTCAACCCGGTCGGGCAGTCGATTGAAATGCAGGCTTCACGTCAGGGCGAGCGGATCGTGGTCAGCGTGCGTGACCATGGGCCGGGCGTGCATGCCGAACATCTGAGCCAGTTGGGCGAACCGTTTTATCGGGCGCCCGGCCAGACTGCTGCCGGACATGGCCTGGGACTGGCGATTGCCCGACGGGCGGCGGAGCGGCATGGTGGGACCCTGGTGCTGGTCAATCACCCGCAGGGCGGGTTTGTGGCCAGTCTTGAATTGCCGCTGGAGCCGGGGGCTGTTGTTCAGCCCTGA
- a CDS encoding AraC family transcriptional regulator translates to MSERTTSASWAMGIVKALEMDGLDCRVLFRQLGLDYAALEDPDARFPQDSMTRLWQRAVELSGNPAIGLNMGKVVRPASFHVAGYALMSSNTLAEGFQRLVRYQRIIAESADLSFRLLDEGYALILTVHGDHLPPTRQSAEASLACALALCGWLTGRTLHPRKVLVQGDEPDDLEPYKQAFHAPLVFNAPYDALIFERADMEAPLPTANEAMALLHDRFAGEYLARFSESRVTHKARQVLCRLLPQGEPKRDTVAQTLHLSQRTLQRRLQEEGTSFQQLLDDTRRELAEQYLAQPSMTLLEIAYLLGFADPSNFFRAFRRWFDTTPGDYRARLLEAPNAISDARTPEYTVQTP, encoded by the coding sequence ATGAGCGAACGAACGACTTCTGCAAGCTGGGCGATGGGGATTGTCAAAGCACTGGAAATGGACGGCCTGGATTGCCGGGTTTTGTTCAGACAGCTGGGGCTCGACTATGCGGCGCTGGAGGATCCGGACGCACGCTTCCCGCAGGATTCCATGACCCGACTCTGGCAACGGGCGGTCGAGCTGTCCGGGAATCCGGCGATCGGCCTGAACATGGGCAAGGTGGTGCGGCCGGCTTCGTTCCATGTCGCGGGCTATGCGCTGATGTCCAGCAATACGCTGGCGGAAGGCTTTCAGCGACTGGTGCGTTATCAGCGGATCATCGCCGAAAGTGCCGACCTGAGCTTTCGTCTGCTCGACGAAGGTTATGCGCTGATCCTGACGGTGCATGGCGATCATCTGCCGCCGACCCGGCAAAGTGCCGAAGCGTCACTGGCCTGCGCACTCGCGCTGTGCGGCTGGCTGACCGGGCGTACGCTGCACCCGCGCAAAGTGCTGGTGCAGGGCGATGAGCCGGATGATCTTGAACCCTACAAACAAGCCTTCCATGCACCGCTGGTGTTCAACGCGCCGTATGACGCGCTGATCTTCGAGCGCGCCGACATGGAAGCGCCGCTGCCCACCGCCAACGAAGCGATGGCGCTGTTGCACGACCGGTTTGCCGGGGAATATCTGGCGCGGTTTTCTGAAAGTCGCGTGACCCACAAGGCGCGTCAGGTGTTGTGCCGTTTGCTGCCCCAGGGCGAACCCAAGCGCGATACGGTGGCGCAGACCCTGCATCTGTCGCAGCGCACCTTGCAACGGCGCTTGCAGGAGGAGGGCACCAGTTTTCAGCAGTTGCTCGATGACACCCGCCGCGAACTCGCCGAGCAATACCTGGCGCAGCCGAGCATGACCTTGCTGGAGATTGCCTATCTGTTGGGGTTTGCCGACCCGAGCAATTTCTTCCGCGCCTTCCGCCGCTGGTTCGACACCACGCCCGGCGATTACCGGGCGCGGTTGCTGGAGGCGCCAAACGCGATCAGTGACGCCAGAACGCCGGAATACACAGTACAAACACCGTAA
- a CDS encoding UDP-2,3-diacylglucosamine diphosphatase, giving the protein MTSAELARPSRKQRVRTLWISDVHLGTRDCQAEHLSQFLKGYHADKIYLVGDIIDGWKLRGGMYWPQAHTNVIRRLLTMSKRGTEVIYVTGNHDEFLRRYSKLILGNIQLVDEAVHVTADGRHLLVIHGDQFDVITRYHRWLAFLGDSAYEFTLTLNRWLNHWRAKYGYGYWSLSAYLKHKVKTAVSFISDFEEAIAHECVKRELHGVVCGHIHHAEIRKVGEVDYLNCGDWVESCTALIEHWDGTIELYRLADAQAREAELKAAKVAELA; this is encoded by the coding sequence ATGACCAGCGCCGAGCTCGCCAGACCCAGCCGTAAACAACGGGTGCGCACCCTATGGATCTCCGACGTGCACCTGGGCACGCGGGATTGCCAGGCCGAGCATCTTTCGCAATTTCTCAAGGGCTATCACGCCGACAAGATCTACCTGGTCGGCGACATCATCGACGGCTGGAAACTGCGCGGCGGCATGTACTGGCCGCAGGCGCACACCAACGTGATCCGCCGTTTGCTGACGATGAGCAAGCGCGGTACCGAGGTGATCTACGTTACCGGTAACCATGATGAATTCCTGCGCCGTTATTCGAAGCTGATTCTGGGCAACATCCAGTTGGTCGACGAAGCAGTGCACGTCACGGCCGATGGTCGGCATCTGCTGGTGATTCACGGTGACCAGTTCGACGTGATCACCCGCTATCACCGCTGGCTCGCGTTCCTCGGCGATTCGGCCTACGAATTCACCCTGACCCTCAACCGCTGGCTCAATCACTGGCGGGCGAAATACGGTTACGGCTACTGGTCGCTGTCGGCCTATCTCAAGCACAAGGTGAAGACCGCAGTCAGCTTCATCAGCGATTTCGAGGAAGCCATCGCCCACGAATGCGTGAAGCGCGAGCTGCACGGTGTGGTCTGCGGGCACATTCACCACGCCGAGATCCGCAAGGTCGGTGAGGTGGATTACCTCAATTGCGGCGACTGGGTGGAGTCGTGCACAGCGCTGATCGAGCACTGGGACGGCACGATCGAGCTGTATCGCCTGGCCGATGCGCAGGCGCGGGAGGCCGAACTGAAAGCGGCGAAGGTTGCCGAACTGGCCTGA
- a CDS encoding L-threonylcarbamoyladenylate synthase, whose translation MSQFFQIHPENPQARLIKQAVEIIRKGGVVVYPTDSSYAIGCQIGDKNGIERVRRLRQLDEKHNFALICSDLSQLGNYAKIDTGTFRILKAHLPGPYTFILNATREVPRLLLHPKKRTIGLRVPSHPIALALLAELGEPLMSVTLIMPGDEDPLSDPYEMRQLLEHQVDLIIDGGFGGIKASTVIDLTGDDPEVVRVGCGDPAPFMVEA comes from the coding sequence GTGAGTCAATTTTTCCAGATTCATCCGGAAAACCCGCAAGCGCGCCTGATCAAACAGGCCGTCGAGATCATCCGCAAGGGCGGGGTGGTGGTCTATCCCACGGACTCTTCCTACGCAATCGGTTGCCAGATCGGCGACAAGAACGGCATCGAGCGCGTTCGACGCCTGCGTCAGCTCGACGAGAAGCACAATTTCGCGCTGATCTGCAGCGACCTGTCGCAACTGGGCAATTACGCCAAGATCGACACCGGGACCTTTCGAATCCTGAAGGCCCACTTGCCGGGGCCGTACACCTTCATTCTCAACGCCACCCGCGAAGTGCCGCGCCTGCTGCTGCATCCGAAGAAACGCACCATCGGTCTGCGGGTGCCGAGCCATCCGATCGCGTTGGCGCTGCTGGCCGAACTGGGCGAGCCGCTGATGAGCGTGACCCTGATCATGCCGGGCGATGAAGACCCGCTGAGCGATCCGTACGAAATGCGCCAGTTGCTCGAGCATCAGGTCGATCTGATCATCGACGGCGGTTTTGGCGGCATCAAGGCCTCCACCGTGATCGACCTCACGGGCGATGATCCGGAAGTGGTCCGCGTCGGTTGCGGCGATCCGGCTCCATTCATGGTCGAGGCCTGA
- a CDS encoding HD domain-containing protein, with amino-acid sequence MNATARFTHMKDGTQEDWAIIAADFSAYARQLSSRIVAHLKLLEGDFGGFPVDRLTHSLQTATRAFRDGRDEEYVVCALLHDIGDTLGSYNHPDIAAAILKPFVSAENLWMVEKHGIFQGYYFFHHLGMDRHLREQFSDHPQFLATAEFCARYDAAAFDPEYDTLPLSFFEPMMEKLFAQPKNSIYKAAMEEHTSA; translated from the coding sequence ATGAATGCCACTGCCCGTTTCACCCACATGAAGGACGGCACACAGGAAGACTGGGCGATCATCGCGGCGGATTTCAGCGCCTACGCCCGTCAACTGTCGAGCCGGATCGTGGCGCACCTGAAACTGCTTGAAGGCGATTTCGGCGGCTTCCCCGTAGATCGCCTGACCCACTCGCTGCAAACCGCCACCCGCGCCTTTCGCGACGGGCGCGACGAGGAATACGTGGTCTGCGCCCTGCTCCACGACATCGGCGACACCCTTGGCTCCTACAACCACCCGGACATCGCCGCCGCCATCCTCAAGCCGTTCGTCAGCGCCGAGAACCTGTGGATGGTGGAAAAGCACGGGATCTTCCAGGGCTACTACTTCTTCCATCACCTGGGCATGGATCGGCACCTGCGCGAGCAGTTCAGCGACCATCCGCAGTTTCTGGCGACCGCGGAGTTCTGCGCCAGATATGACGCGGCGGCGTTCGACCCCGAGTACGACACCCTGCCGCTGAGCTTCTTCGAACCCATGATGGAAAAGCTGTTCGCTCAGCCGAAAAACTCGATCTACAAAGCGGCGATGGAAGAACACACCTCCGCATAA
- a CDS encoding nitroreductase family protein, translated as MQALDALLNRVSVPRLIDPAPTAEQREVLFAAATRAPDHGHLQPYRFLTVEGAAREQMGELLAEAAQMQEGEVSEAMIDKARNGPLRAPLVVVVIAKLQDHVKYPKAEQLLAAGCAAHGILLAAYAQGIGAVWRTGDLAYSKHVAKGLGLTDDEEVIAFLYLGTPQKEPRVAEKVDLAEFVSAWPGKA; from the coding sequence ATGCAGGCTCTCGACGCTTTGCTCAACCGTGTTTCCGTTCCACGACTGATCGATCCGGCCCCCACCGCCGAACAGCGCGAAGTGCTGTTCGCCGCCGCGACCCGCGCACCGGATCACGGCCATTTGCAGCCGTATCGCTTCCTGACCGTCGAAGGCGCGGCGCGTGAGCAGATGGGCGAGTTGCTGGCCGAAGCTGCACAGATGCAGGAAGGCGAAGTCTCCGAAGCAATGATCGACAAGGCCCGCAACGGCCCGCTCCGCGCGCCGCTGGTGGTCGTGGTCATCGCCAAATTGCAGGATCACGTCAAATACCCGAAGGCCGAGCAGTTGCTGGCCGCGGGCTGTGCAGCGCACGGGATTTTGCTGGCGGCTTACGCGCAGGGGATTGGCGCGGTGTGGCGCACCGGTGATCTGGCTTATTCGAAACATGTCGCCAAGGGTTTGGGCCTGACGGATGACGAAGAGGTGATTGCGTTCCTGTACCTCGGCACGCCGCAGAAAGAACCGCGGGTGGCCGAGAAGGTTGATCTGGCGGAGTTTGTCAGCGCCTGGCCGGGTAAAGCCTGA
- a CDS encoding translation initiation factor 2 — protein sequence MRKGPLCLMLVTLSIMAPAHGEESTEGGNSTPLSLSAGSQITELQQRLKASEQQREELNKQLQNADNTRESAQLARLRQENQRLKLQLKEAQASPLPRLLTEQQQWFVTGAGVALLALLCGIFASGASRKRRQWLN from the coding sequence ATGCGCAAGGGTCCGTTGTGTCTGATGTTGGTCACGTTGTCGATCATGGCGCCCGCCCATGGTGAAGAAAGCACCGAAGGCGGCAACTCCACGCCGCTGTCGTTGAGCGCCGGCAGTCAGATCACCGAGTTACAGCAGCGCCTGAAGGCCAGCGAGCAGCAACGGGAAGAACTGAACAAACAACTGCAAAATGCCGACAACACCCGCGAAAGCGCCCAGCTTGCCCGGTTGCGCCAGGAGAACCAGCGTCTAAAGCTGCAACTCAAGGAAGCCCAGGCCAGCCCGCTGCCGCGCCTGCTGACCGAACAGCAGCAATGGTTCGTCACCGGGGCCGGGGTAGCGCTATTGGCGCTGCTCTGCGGTATCTTTGCCAGTGGAGCAAGCCGAAAACGTCGGCAATGGCTAAATTGA
- a CDS encoding YciI family protein, with translation MLYAIIATDVANSLEARLAARPAHLERLQVLKGEGRIVLAGPHPAVDSNDPGAAGFSGSLIVAEFDSLSAAQAWADADPYIAAGVYANVIVKPFKQVLP, from the coding sequence ATGCTCTACGCCATCATTGCCACCGACGTCGCCAACTCCCTGGAAGCCCGCCTCGCTGCGCGCCCGGCACACCTTGAACGCCTGCAAGTGCTCAAGGGCGAAGGCCGTATCGTGCTGGCCGGCCCGCACCCGGCGGTCGACAGCAATGATCCGGGCGCAGCAGGTTTCAGCGGCAGCCTGATCGTTGCCGAATTCGATTCCCTGAGCGCGGCGCAAGCCTGGGCCGATGCCGACCCGTACATCGCCGCCGGTGTCTACGCCAACGTAATCGTCAAGCCGTTCAAGCAAGTCCTGCCGTAA